The Nitrososphaerota archaeon genome has a segment encoding these proteins:
- a CDS encoding radical SAM protein encodes MYLAAIKPKNVALFLRGYRRTAVFAVTSQCNCRCVMCGMWEKPKQHISLSDAKQIIDFLAKRRFLILYLTGGEPTLHPNICERSYLDRSS; translated from the coding sequence GTGTACTTAGCCGCTATCAAGCCAAAGAATGTCGCCCTATTCTTAAGAGGATACCGAAGGACGGCTGTATTTGCGGTTACCTCACAATGTAATTGTAGATGTGTGATGTGTGGTATGTGGGAGAAGCCTAAGCAGCACATCTCTCTATCCGATGCTAAGCAGATAATTGACTTCCTAGCGAAAAGGCGCTTCCTAATACTCTACCTAACAGGAGGCGAACCCACACTTCACCCAAATATATGTGAACGCTCATATCTGGATAGGAGTAGTTAA